CGGCTAAACACAAAACCGATTCCGTCATAGCCACCTTCCATATAGAACTTCACAGCTGTTGCAAACGTGGACCATGTACGGCGATTATTGGCTTGTGCCATTTCACCATTAACTTGATAAGGTATTTTAGTATCTTTACCGTTTCTTTTTTCTTTCCGCCAGAGAATCCATTGAGGAAGGGCTTTTAACTCTGACGGTATGCTATTAAAGTCGATGTGTTCTTTCATTTTGCCCTCCTGGTGGTTCATTTAATTCCTTCAACTAGCATTTCTCGATATGCTTCATCAAGTAATCTAGCAATTTCTTTTTCTCGCGCTTCAGTATGTTTATCAACAAATGCCTGTTTTTCTTCATCTGTTGTTCCGTTAAATTCAATACCTAAAACTTCACAAGTCGTTGTAACCATGTACTCTAAAAAGGTCATTTTTTTCTACACACCTCCGAAAATTTGTATAAGAAAAGAGAAGCCCATCAAGAAGGACTTCTCTATTTAGTTTTAATTAATCGAATGGATCAGAAGGGTAAATCATCCGAACCCACTGTAATGGGTTGACCTGCTGCAACAGGAGGATTCACATCGGAAACATCATAGTATTTCGCTTTAGCAGCCGTACGTTTTTCCTTTTTGCCATCAACCATTTTTTCATATTCTTCGTGTTTTACAGTAATTTTTAAGTTTTTATTAATGAGTTGTTTAGCCATATCATCTGGCGAATTAAATACGTGGTTATTAGCAAATCCACACGCTTTCAGTAATGAGTTGACTATTTTTACTGAAACTTCATGTTCAAAAGTAAATGTGTTAAAAAGTACTTTTGCCCCTTGGTGATTTTGCGGTACGTCACTACGAATCTCAAAATCTACTGTTAGTTTAGGTTTTTTTTCATTTGTTACTCCTGCTACTGCATTAACAATTACCGCTTCATATTTCCCCTCTGCTACTAATTCGAATGCTACACTTGCGTTTGATTCATCAAATTTAAAGAATGACATTATTCATTTCCTCCATTTTCATTAAAGATTTCATTTTGTTTGCAACCTTTACGGTCATCTAATTGATTTTTTGCGTAAATACTATTTGTTGCTTGTAAAACATAACCACGTTCACCCTCTTGATTAATCATCAAGCGCCCTACAACATCACACAAACCTAGAACATTATTTAATATTTTCATGTTGATTTGTGGGTAACTGCGGTTATATTGCTGACCATCGGCCGATGTATAAAGGTCTGTTGTTTCCCATGCCGTGAATACAATTCGTTCAGCAAGGTTTTTCATCCATCTGAAACTGTTTACCACACGAAATTGCATTTTTTGATAATCACCTTGAGATGGTACACCTTGATTACGACCGATGAAACCTAGATGTGATAATAAACATCGTTCCAACTCCGACATGTTATCGATTGCTATATTGTCGTATTTTCCTTTGATAGATTGTAGATGTGTTAATAGCTGTTCCCAGTATTCCCAAGTGTTTTGGTTATCTACATAGATGATGTCGATGTCCGGATTTCCTTTTAGCACTTGAGATGTTCTATCTACATCAAGGACCAATGTTTTACCTGGCAAGTATTTAAGTGTAGATGTTTTCCCCATACCTGGAGGGCAATAGATTAGATATGTTTTACCCTCTTTTACAATTTCAGTCGCGTTATGAGGAGTAAAGTCGAATGTCCCTGTCAATACTTCCACACTCCTTATCTATTAAAATGGCAATTCAGATTCTAATTCTTCAATGGGCTTTTGCTCTGATTGTGTTTCACCTTCATCTGACATATCTTCGAATTGAATACTATCTGGATCAATTTCTTCTTCCTTTTCAACATCATCGATGGATAGTTGGCCTTCTGGAACGTTATCTTTTTTACCATCATGCGCCTTCATGTAATCTCCAGGTGTTTCGTAATTGAACGCTAAATCTACTAAGTGATAAGTTCCGTATTTGTTGTGCTTTTCACTAATTTTTTGAGTGACTAAGTTGTCATCTTCTTTTGCTCCATTTACTATTTCTGAAGCTTCTTCAAATTTGTCAGCATAATGTTGTTCGGTACGTTTCAATAAGACTTTTGCCATAAAATGAATCCTCCTATATTTCTACTTTAAAAGTAGTAGTTTGTGGTTTAACTGTGACACCTGGAACTACTTGACCATTTTCATCAACAACCTTTTGCACTCCGTCTACTTCAACAATTTGAAGTGTCTTCTTTAATTCAGCCCATTTAAGTTTTGGTACTTTTTCAACAAACGGCAGCTGATTGTCTTCCACAAATTTGATAAGTTGTTCTTCATCTGCTTTATCCGGTTGTGCTTTACTTGTAGTTGATTTTGATTTGCCGTATGGAGTAGACAATGTTTTTTTCTTTGGATCCTCAGCTAAAACTTTCGCATGATAGTCAGCAATAAGATTGTGGAAGAACTCAATACTTTCGTTAATCCCTTTACTTTCACGTTGTTCCCATGAATCGATTCGTTGACGTTCTGCATTAGCAACTGTTTGAATTTCTTTTAATTGAGCATTGTAGGCATGTACTTTACGGAGTGCCCAATTCAAACTATCTAAATCAGTGATTTGAAATTGTTGATATTGTTGGATTTCTTCAACTTCTTGAATTTCTTCAGCAAGTAATGGATTCATTATTTAACCTCCTCCTTAGACTTCATAATGTTTGTGAATTTTCCATCTTCCAGTAAGTGATTCAAATAATAGATACATGCATCTTTCTCTTCATCAGTGAATTCCTTTTGACGAACACCATTTTTTAATCCGACAGAAAACACCACATAACCATGTCTAGGACCATAACCATAAGTGCATTGAACTTCTTGATTAACAAAACCTGAATAATCTTTTGTTCCAAAATATTCTTTTCTTAAACATCTAAAATCATTAACAATGTCATCAATCGCATGTCTAATCGGACCATTATTCTTTCGATTAAATCCTCTTGAGAATTCTAGTAAACTTTCTGCGATTGTAATTTTATTTAAATCAAAATTATTCAAACTTAGTTCTTTAAGTCTTTTATAATCATTGATTTTCTTCGTCAATTCGTTGTTTTTTCTCTCAAATTCTTTATGCAAATCCACTTTCTGAACAGTTAAATCTGTTAATGTTTTTTCAATAGAAACCAAATTCATTTATTCGTCCTCCTAATTAGATAAGAACTCTTTCGCGTTTTCTAAAGAGCGAATAGCAAAATCTACTTTATTTGAAATTTCGTCAACGTCTTTGAAATCAATGTTTTCAAGCTCCCTTAAAGCTTCATCAATTTCACCAACTGCTTCTTCCACTACTTGGTCAAGCATTCTTGCTACATCTGAAATATCATTACGGGCCATTTGTTTTTCATCCCCTGTTCTAAAATTTGAATTTTGTGCTATACTGTTAGTGACTTTTGTATTTACATGCTCTTTACTAGTTGGCGCTGGTAAAGAGTTTTTTTCTTTTGGATGAACATCCTCTAAATCTTGATAGTAATCACTCATGCGATCGTAATCGTCTAATGGTGAATGACTTCTTCTCATTCTGTGGAGGGCACCTCACATTCAAGCCTTTTTATTAATTCAATTGATGCTGCTAATCCTTCGATGTAAATATTGTGATTATGATGTTCTTTTACTAGATTTGTTATTGCTTCTGTAATAAAAGGGACATCGCTGTTTAAAATTACTTCATCAGCAATTTTCATCTTCAACTCTTGTAAATATTGTTCTGATTCTTCTAAGTGAGCATTTAAAGTTTCCAATGTTTCTATTTGTTTAGCTGTATTTTCAATAGCCTTAGTAAAATCAATCTTTTGATTATCATCCATGTAATAACTAGCTTCCTTATCATAGAAATATTGAGTGTTATCCGATTGTTCCGCTTTAACTCCTACAGCAACAATTTCTAACTTTTTGCCTTCCACAGTTAATGTTGGTTTCATTTCATTTCCCCCTCTTGATTTTCATTGGCTCTGGTAAAACTCTTTCAATTGCTCCGCTTTTCAATCTGGTGCTTTTACAAGTTGGATAATCTGCTTGTAATATCCGAAAGCAATCTGCTTTGTACTTACCTACCGCATATACCTTTCCGCTATTTTGTCCGATTGCGTAAAACATGGTTATCACCTTCCCCGTTATGGCGCTAATATTTCCCTAACTTGTCCAGTATGTTTGTGGACGAGTAGCCAAAATTCACTTGTTTTCTTACTAATCAACCAATCTGAATTAAGATTGATAGATTGTAAGTATCGCCTTTCTGCGACTGTTGGATTTTTACCGTTTTTCAAACTGTTTTCACCCCTTAATAGCATTCGAAACTAGCATTAAGCGTTGCTCTAACGATAAGTTGAAATACTTTTTGAATCGTTTTTTCATTTAATCACCACCTTTCAAGTTAGTAGAAGATTAGTAGATTACCGCCCAAACTTATGGACATTGATTGCTCTAGCTTGTACAATCTTGATGTACTTTTCAGCCTTCGAAAGCTTGTTCCATTCAGATACTTTGATTTTCATGTTTGGTCACCACCTTTTTCGAGTGGTTTGATATTGAATGGGTCTGTTAGATCGCGACCAACATTTCTCAATAGAAAATTTTCTATCTCAATAGTGGAAACTTTCATCCTTCCTAATTTCAATCCTTGAAGTTGACCGCTTTTGATTAATTCATATACTTTGTTTTTGTTACACTTAAGTCGTTTTGCAACCTCTGCAACCTCTAATAGCTCACTCATAGATTGGCTTCACCCCTAGATGCATAAGATTTTTCTAATGTGTTTGATGTGTTCTTGTGCTTTCTTGCCATCTTTCCGACCGTTTATGATATCTGACATATAAGCACTAGAAATTCCGACTAAGTCAGCAAGTTCTTTCTGACTCATCTTTCTTTTGAAAAGTTCACTCCTAACTTGTGCCCCTAAATCTTCTGGCATTTTTTAAACCTCCTTTTGTTCATACAATTTTTTCTTAGTTGATATACCGTCATCGGCTCGGTATCACAGCGCTTTGATAGATTTATAAGTTAATAAACTAATAAATAAGCTAAATTATTAGCTAATTTTCCGTTTCTTATTGACTATAACTAACGTATTTGTTAGTATATAGACATAGCTAAATAAGACTTATAAAAAGCCTGTGAACACTACATTCATCCGTTCCCCAACGTTAAAAATGTATTTTGATAGGTTCTCTTTTTTGTACTCATTTAGCTAAAAATTTAGCTTATGAACAAAGTATACTAACGTATTTGTTAGATGTCAACTATATTAACTAATATTTTTGTTAGTTTTTGTTCTAGCATTTAAGGATGGTTATTGTGTCAACGTTAGAACGTATTAAACTATTATGCAAACAGCGTAGTATTAGCGTGAAAATTTTAGAAGAGAGATTAGATTTTCCTAATAACACTATTTATCAATGGAAAACGAGAACTCCTGGCACCGACAAACTAGAAAAAGTAGCAGATTATTTTAATGTTTCTATGGATTATTTACTTGGACGAACAGACGTTAAAGAAATCCCTGATTCAGTGGATACTATCGCTGCTCACCATGATGGAGAAGATTGGACAGATGAGGAATTGCAAGAAATCGAACGATTTAAAGAGTTTGTTCGAATGAAACGAAACATCCAGGAGTGATTACATGAAGTATGAGCAACTTGTGAAAGAGGTTTATCAAAATGAATTGGAATTATATGAGGTGTGTTTAAGTTCACGCATTAAAGGTTTATATTCAGACAACATCATTTGGATCAATAAACTAATACCAACCAGTGTGGAAAAAACTTGTGTACTTGCAGAAGAATTAGGACACCATCACACTACAATTGGAGATATCCTTGACCAGTCGAGCGTTGTAAATCGTAAGTTAGAATTAAGAGCACGTGCGTGGGCATACGAAAAGCTTGTACCTTTAACCAAAATCGTACAAGCTCATGCACAAAATATCACCAATCGATACGAATTAGCTGATTTCCTTAATGTGACAGAAGATTTTTTAGATGCAGCCCTAAATTGGTATAAAAGTAAATTCGGTTTATTTGTAGCGATAGAAAATTATAAGCTATACTTTGAACCGTTAGGTGTACTTGAAATGTTCGATTGGATTGAAACACCAATTAATAATGCAGCTGTATAGTGTATAGACTATTATTTTTTTACCCTAAAAACAGAACGTATATTCCTATTTTTTGAAAGGGGTGATGCATCCAGTTACGTTAACATAAAAGACTAACAACTTTGAAAGGAGAGAAAAAATGAAAGGCGGAGTAAGAAAACGAGGTAACACATGGTACTACTATTTTGATTTAGGCATTGTAGATGGGAAACGCAAAAAAATAGAACGCTCTGCTGAAGGTGCTCAAACAAAAGCGGAAGCTGAATCTGTATTACGGAGAAAGATTTTAGAATATGAAAATGCGGGCACCGTTTTTAAGCCATCTGAGATGACTCTACACGACTTTTTAATGTTTTGGCAACAAGAGTATGTTCAACTTAAATTAAAGCCAAATTCGCAAGATAACTACCGTTTAACAATTAAGAATCATATCCTTCCACACTTAGGGAAATACAAATTAAAATCACTAACACCGCATGTATTACAACAATTTATGAATTTAAAAGTACGTGAAGGTTTAGCTAGACAAACTTTAAGTATTATTAGAGGGATTTTGAGTAAGTCTTTAAAACAAGCTGTATACCCGTATAAATATATAAGTGAGAGTCCAATGCAATATGTTGAACTAATGAAGGAAACCAATAGAAAACCCACTAGAGATGATTTAAAAATACAGTCAAAAGAAAATTTGAGATTGTTGAATGAACATCTCACTGAAGATCACCCTTTTTATCTTCCGTTCCACATTGGGTTCCATTGTGGGTTGCGAGTTGGTGAGTTGTGTGGATTAGAATGGAAACATGTAGATTTCGATGAGATGACAATTGAAATTGAACAGCAATTATCGAAAGTTCGTCATGAAGATGAAAATGGTAAAGGGCATGATGAATGGGTGGTAAGTACACTGAAGTCAAAGGCTAGTTATCGAACAATTCCTGTCGGAAAAACTTTATTGAACATCTTAAGAAAAGCCAAAATGATACAAAAAGAAAATCGTTTAAAATACGGCGAGTTTTATCAACAGGATCCTGAACATGATTTTATATGTAAAAAAGAAAATGGAGAGCATTATACTCCATCGGTTATTAAATATCAGACAAGAGATTTAATACGAGGAAAACTTGGAATTGATTTTAATTACCATTCATTAAGACATACACACGCTACTATGTTAATTGAAAACGGAACGCCTATTAAAACTGTACAAAAAAGATTAGGACATAGCAGAGCTTCCATTACAGAAGACCGCTACGTCCACTTAACACAAAAGATGGCAAGAGATGCTGCCGATATATTCGATTCCATCGCAGGAGATTTATAATTACTGGCATAATTATAAAAGCGGTGGCATATCGGTGGCAAACCCCACCATTTAGATATATTTTAAAAGCTAGAAACTCAATAAAACCACGTTATTTCTTATCATCCATTTTCAGCACAGCCATAAATGCTTCCTGTGGAACTTCTACAGATCCTACTTGTTTCATGCGTTTTTTACCCTCTTTTTGTTTTTCAAGAAGTTTACGTTTACGGGAAATGTCACCACCGTAACATTTTGCAAGTACGTTTTTACGCATCGCTTTAATCGTTGAGCGAGCAACGATTTTTTGACCGACAGCAGCTTGAATTGGAACTTCAAATTGCTGTCTAGGAATTAACTCTTTTAATTTCTCAACGATTACTTTCCCACGCTCATAAGCGAAATCTCGGTGCACAATAAAGCTTAATGCGTCCACTTGCTCTCCATTTAATAGGATATCCATTTTCACTAATTTAGATTGTTTATATCCTATTAACTCGTAATCAAATGATGCATATCCTTTTGTACTTGATTTTAAGTAATCAAAGAAGTCGTACACAATTTCAGATAAAGGCATTTCATAAATAATTTGAACTCTAGTTGTATCGATATAGTCCATTCCCATGAAATTACCGCGCTTCAATTGGCAAAGCTCCATAACAGCACCTACATAATCATTTGGTACCATAATCGTAGCTTTTACGTAAGGTTCTTCAACTCGATCAACTTTTTGTGGATCAGGCATCATTGAAGGATTATCTACTTTGATTGACGTACCATCTGTTAAAAATACTTCGTAAATTACGGATGGTGCTGTAGTGATTAAATCAATATTAAATTCACGCTCAATACGTTCTTGAATGATTTCCATATGTAGAAGACCTAAGAAACCACAACGGAACCCAAAACCAAGTGCTTGTGACGTTTCAGGCTCGTATTGTAGAGCAGAATCATTTAATTCTAATTTTTCAAGCGCTTCACGTAAGTCATTATACTTGGCTGTATCAATTGGATATAAGCCGCAGTATACCATTGGATTTAATCGACGATATCCTGGTAAAGGCTCTGCAGCACTACGACTTCCTGCAAAGGTTACAGTATCACCCACACGTGTATCTGATACGTTTTTAATAGAAGCCGTTAAATAACCAACATCTCCTACTGTCAACTCTGCTTGCGGCACCGCTTTTGGTGTATGAATTCCTACCTCAATTACTTCAAATTCAGCACCTGTTGCCATCATACGGATTTTATCACCTGGTTTAACTGTACCATTTACAATACGAATGGATATAATGACACCTTTATACGCATCATAGACAGAGTCAAAAATTAATGCTTGTAAAGGAGCATCAGGATCTCCTGTTGGAGCAGGTACTTTCTCAACGATTTGCTCTAAAATATCCTCGATTCCAATACCAGCTTTTGCAGATGCAAGAACTGCCTCTGATGCATCTAATCCAATTACATCTTCAATTTCATTTTTTACTCGCTCAGGATCAGCAGCCGGTAAATCGATTTTATTAATAACAGGTAGAATTTCCAAATCATTATCAAGGGCTAAATAGACGTTTGCTAATGTTTGCGCCTCAATACCCTGTGCTGCATCCACAACTAAAATAGCTCCTTCGCAAGCAGCAAGAGAACGAGAAACTTCATAAGTAAAATCGACATGTCCTGGTGTGTCGATTAAATGAAATGTATATTGTTCACCATTTTTCGCATTGTATTTCAACTGCACTGCATTTAGTTTAATCGTAATTCCACGTTCACGCTCTAAATCCATGGAATCTAATAGCTGTGCTTTCATCTCACGTTGAGTAACAGATTTTGTTTGCTCTAAAATACGGTCAGCTAACGTTGACTTCCCGTGGTCAATATGGGCAATTATTGAGAAATTTCTTATGTTTTCCTGACGTTTTAAACGCTCTTCTCGATTCATTCATGTCCACTCCTAATCAAATACGCCTCCGCGAAATGATGACACATTTTAAGTGTTGTCATCTAGCGGAGGCTTTAACCTAAAAAGCATCGTATGTTTATAAATACCAATTTACTAAGAAGCTACCACTTCTTAGCTAAACTAAATTAAATTATATCATTCTAAACAGGGTGTAAGCAACTTGATGATTTACTTAAATGCTTATTTATTCAAAGATTGACTACTATTTGTGAATAATTACTACAATTCTAAAGGATAAAAAGGGATATTTAACAAGAAAAGGATCATGAAAAAATTTTTCGTATCTATAAAGCAAAGAAAACACAAAAATGCTGCAACCAACATTCTTGTGTTTTCATAATTAAAGAAATTTATGGAATTTTATTAAAGTTCCTCTGTCACAAATGTCTTTGAAATGGCTTGAGCTAATATTGAAACTGTGCGATATACTTCATCTTCAGTATTATCAATACCGCCGATTTCTACAACTAATAATTCACCAGCCAAATCTTGATTGTACACACCGTCAACACCTGCACCCTTTTTTTCGATTACTCCTCGAGATATATTCGGGATAATTTTGTTTAATGAATCACTCAAAGCTTTTGCATAACCTATGTTTTCTTTGTAATTTGGATTTTCAGCACCAATGACAAAGGCAATTTTTGCATACGAAACATTGTTATGCGTTATCGTTGATACATCCTTCTTCTGAGAATCCCGGTGAATATCTAAAATTAAATCATATTTATTTTGCTGTAACTCTCTCTCAACATACGGGCGTACAGCATCATAGGCTTGATAGAATGCTAAACCATTACGTTTCATTACATTCATTACATCAACGTCTAACGTTTTTGGTGTAAGGCCATTTAATCGAAAATAGTTTTCAATCATATCTTGCATTGAAAACAAATTTGTTTTTTCATCATACACAGCAACGGTACCACTAGCACTTTGAACGTAAGGCTTATAAGTTTCATGTGAATGAGTGAAGTATAACAAAACGTCAAATGGATTTAACGGTTGAGAAACGTCAGTGGCTGTGGCTGTTTCTGTTTCTGTGCT
Above is a genomic segment from Lysinibacillus sp. PLM2 containing:
- a CDS encoding membrane protein, with protein sequence MKYEQLVKEVYQNELELYEVCLSSRIKGLYSDNIIWINKLIPTSVEKTCVLAEELGHHHTTIGDILDQSSVVNRKLELRARAWAYEKLVPLTKIVQAHAQNITNRYELADFLNVTEDFLDAALNWYKSKFGLFVAIENYKLYFEPLGVLEMFDWIETPINNAAV
- a CDS encoding DNA-binding protein produces the protein MTGTFDFTPHNATEIVKEGKTYLIYCPPGMGKTSTLKYLPGKTLVLDVDRTSQVLKGNPDIDIIYVDNQNTWEYWEQLLTHLQSIKGKYDNIAIDNMSELERCLLSHLGFIGRNQGVPSQGDYQKMQFRVVNSFRWMKNLAERIVFTAWETTDLYTSADGQQYNRSYPQINMKILNNVLGLCDVVGRLMINQEGERGYVLQATNSIYAKNQLDDRKGCKQNEIFNENGGNE
- a CDS encoding site-specific integrase — translated: MKGGVRKRGNTWYYYFDLGIVDGKRKKIERSAEGAQTKAEAESVLRRKILEYENAGTVFKPSEMTLHDFLMFWQQEYVQLKLKPNSQDNYRLTIKNHILPHLGKYKLKSLTPHVLQQFMNLKVREGLARQTLSIIRGILSKSLKQAVYPYKYISESPMQYVELMKETNRKPTRDDLKIQSKENLRLLNEHLTEDHPFYLPFHIGFHCGLRVGELCGLEWKHVDFDEMTIEIEQQLSKVRHEDENGKGHDEWVVSTLKSKASYRTIPVGKTLLNILRKAKMIQKENRLKYGEFYQQDPEHDFICKKENGEHYTPSVIKYQTRDLIRGKLGIDFNYHSLRHTHATMLIENGTPIKTVQKRLGHSRASITEDRYVHLTQKMARDAADIFDSIAGDL
- a CDS encoding phage protein, giving the protein MNPLLAEEIQEVEEIQQYQQFQITDLDSLNWALRKVHAYNAQLKEIQTVANAERQRIDSWEQRESKGINESIEFFHNLIADYHAKVLAEDPKKKTLSTPYGKSKSTTSKAQPDKADEEQLIKFVEDNQLPFVEKVPKLKWAELKKTLQIVEVDGVQKVVDENGQVVPGVTVKPQTTTFKVEI
- a CDS encoding transcriptional regulator is translated as MSTLERIKLLCKQRSISVKILEERLDFPNNTIYQWKTRTPGTDKLEKVADYFNVSMDYLLGRTDVKEIPDSVDTIAAHHDGEDWTDEELQEIERFKEFVRMKRNIQE
- the lepA gene encoding elongation factor 4 → MNREERLKRQENIRNFSIIAHIDHGKSTLADRILEQTKSVTQREMKAQLLDSMDLERERGITIKLNAVQLKYNAKNGEQYTFHLIDTPGHVDFTYEVSRSLAACEGAILVVDAAQGIEAQTLANVYLALDNDLEILPVINKIDLPAADPERVKNEIEDVIGLDASEAVLASAKAGIGIEDILEQIVEKVPAPTGDPDAPLQALIFDSVYDAYKGVIISIRIVNGTVKPGDKIRMMATGAEFEVIEVGIHTPKAVPQAELTVGDVGYLTASIKNVSDTRVGDTVTFAGSRSAAEPLPGYRRLNPMVYCGLYPIDTAKYNDLREALEKLELNDSALQYEPETSQALGFGFRCGFLGLLHMEIIQERIEREFNIDLITTAPSVIYEVFLTDGTSIKVDNPSMMPDPQKVDRVEEPYVKATIMVPNDYVGAVMELCQLKRGNFMGMDYIDTTRVQIIYEMPLSEIVYDFFDYLKSSTKGYASFDYELIGYKQSKLVKMDILLNGEQVDALSFIVHRDFAYERGKVIVEKLKELIPRQQFEVPIQAAVGQKIVARSTIKAMRKNVLAKCYGGDISRKRKLLEKQKEGKKRMKQVGSVEVPQEAFMAVLKMDDKK